The following are from one region of the Streptomyces changanensis genome:
- a CDS encoding PadR family transcriptional regulator: MSIRHGLLALLERGPRYGSQLRSEFESRTGSTWPLNVGQVYTTLSRLERDGMVAQQGEDGAGHPLYVITDEGRAELRTWFERPVDRTSPARDELAIKLAMAVGASGVDIRAVIQSQRRHTVKAMQDYTRLKARALSAVEDTGPQQRDDVAWLLVLEQLIFQTEAEARWLDHCEARLIRLSAAARQDPVPDPAPDPAPAPVPVPPAGDTGAPDRAPRRTTH, encoded by the coding sequence ATGTCGATCCGCCACGGCCTGTTGGCCCTCCTCGAACGCGGCCCGCGCTACGGCTCCCAGCTCCGCTCGGAGTTCGAGTCGCGCACCGGTTCCACCTGGCCGCTCAACGTCGGCCAGGTCTACACGACCCTCAGCCGGCTGGAGCGGGACGGCATGGTCGCGCAGCAGGGGGAGGACGGGGCGGGCCACCCGCTGTACGTCATCACCGACGAGGGGCGCGCGGAGCTGCGCACCTGGTTCGAGCGGCCCGTCGACCGCACCAGCCCGGCCCGGGACGAGCTCGCCATCAAGCTCGCCATGGCGGTCGGGGCGTCGGGCGTGGACATCCGCGCGGTGATCCAGTCCCAGCGGCGGCACACCGTCAAGGCGATGCAGGACTACACGCGCCTCAAGGCGCGGGCCCTCTCCGCCGTCGAGGACACCGGTCCGCAGCAGCGCGACGACGTGGCCTGGCTCCTCGTCCTGGAACAGCTGATCTTCCAGACGGAGGCGGAGGCGCGCTGGCTGGACCACTGCGAGGCGCGCCTGATCCGCCTCTCGGCGGCGGCCCGACAGGACCCGGTCCCGGACCCAGCGCCGGACCCGGCCCCGGCCCCCGTTCCGGTCCCACCGGCCGGGGACACCGGCGCGCCCGACCGCGCGCCCCGCCGCACGACCCACTGA
- a CDS encoding ABC transporter ATP-binding protein, producing the protein MSISTPQLSQPPNQSPQPVLQLQQLTRVHGTGATEVHALRGIDLDVFPGELVAVMGPSGSGKSTLLTIAGGLDAPTSGRVVVEDTDITTADRKTLAALRRRSIGYVFQDYNLIPALTAAENVALPRELDGTSARKARGEALAALEEMGLAHLADRFPDEMSGGQQQRVAIARALVGDRRLVLADEPTGALDSETGESVLALLRSRCDAGAAGVLVTHEPRFAAWADRVVFLRDGAVVDQTVRSGAESLLSGQAGER; encoded by the coding sequence ATGTCCATATCGACACCACAGCTGTCACAGCCGCCGAACCAGTCACCCCAGCCCGTTCTGCAACTCCAGCAGCTGACCCGTGTCCACGGCACCGGCGCCACGGAGGTGCACGCCCTGCGCGGCATCGACCTCGACGTCTTCCCGGGCGAACTGGTCGCCGTCATGGGCCCCTCCGGTTCGGGCAAGTCCACCCTGCTCACCATCGCCGGCGGCCTCGACGCCCCCACTTCCGGCCGGGTCGTCGTGGAGGACACCGACATCACCACCGCCGACCGCAAGACCCTCGCCGCCCTGCGCCGCCGCAGCATCGGCTACGTCTTCCAGGACTACAACCTCATCCCGGCGCTCACCGCCGCCGAGAACGTCGCCCTGCCCCGCGAACTGGACGGCACCTCCGCCCGCAAGGCGCGCGGCGAGGCCCTCGCCGCGCTGGAGGAGATGGGCCTCGCCCACCTCGCCGACCGGTTCCCCGACGAGATGTCCGGCGGCCAACAGCAGCGCGTGGCGATAGCCCGCGCGCTCGTCGGGGACCGGCGGCTCGTCCTCGCCGACGAACCGACGGGCGCCCTGGACTCCGAGACCGGCGAGTCCGTCCTCGCCCTGCTCCGCTCGCGCTGCGACGCCGGCGCGGCCGGCGTCCTCGTCACCCACGAGCCGCGGTTCGCCGCCTGGGCCGACCGTGTGGTCTTCCTGCGCGACGGCGCCGTCGTCGACCAGACCGTGCGCTCCGGCGCCGAGTCCCTGCTCTCGGGCCAGGCGGGCGAGCGGTGA
- a CDS encoding ABC transporter permease gives MNNWFHSWRAAVRIARRDAWRFKGRSFLVLAMIALPILGVSATDLTLRSAELSPQESAARLLGAADARLQDPGYGGAAVLQSPDGQTIVPAGDWENKPLPEGDADLKGVVPTGATVLKDSSGSGKLRTAHGLLHTEIRELQAAHPAARGIMTLLDGRFPERADEVAASARFLEESGLKVGGSVAARGLAREYRIVGSYELPDDLKALEVNALPGAFLDPLRKGLEASGMASTSRSTTLLVKLDPNRAGSQDGGFTWNMVKEANTRGVGVVSRAVLVAPPADADVPLYQQSDWGRYGDDSGEKKAVLVAGATIVGLAMLEICLLAGPAFAVGARRSRRQLGLVGANGGARSHIRAIVLAGGLVIGVAAAVTGTVLGLALTFALQPVLEDTLGQRFGAFDVRPLELLGIGALAVLTGLLAAVVPAVTASRETVLASLTGRRGVRRSNRVLPVVGLVATLAGGAIALYGSVVTDQFVIVAGGSALAELGVVAMTPMLVGLFGRVGRWLPLSPRLALRDAVRNRGRTAPAVAAVLAAVAGTVAVATYAASQDAQQRADYEARLPHGAVSALVVEDGGRDVPAVREAVQKHLPVDLRADVSRIVVGKPGCSPYEEDDGCGRLEVVVPKANACPLWAAGPGDEDPSAKFSPQERRKLADDWRCTSSGAGSVPTEDSLVVGDEKLLTVLGVDDPGARKALTEGGVVSFRKPHVDAGAVAVRVITDPAKAAAAVEKGQVPPGQVRRLPAYLAPEGSASYGIAGVISPAAAQAAGLTTVPMGSYFSTDHVPGSEPRQKLDDELARIGSAVELHVEEGYASEAGIVLLALTLFAGLITIGAAGIATGLAQADTEADLKTLAAVGAPPRVRRTLSGFQCGVVAVMGVVLGSLAGVLPAIGLRLTERREAARWYEEARDGGWAGAADLPQIPIVIPWETLGALLIAVPLGAALLAALLTRSRGAVARRAAV, from the coding sequence GTGAACAACTGGTTCCACTCCTGGCGCGCCGCGGTGCGGATCGCCCGCCGCGACGCCTGGCGCTTCAAGGGCCGCAGCTTCCTCGTCCTCGCGATGATCGCGCTGCCCATCCTCGGTGTGAGCGCCACCGACCTGACCCTGCGCAGCGCCGAACTGTCGCCGCAGGAGAGCGCGGCCCGGCTGCTCGGCGCGGCCGACGCCCGGCTGCAGGACCCCGGCTACGGCGGGGCGGCCGTCCTGCAGTCCCCCGACGGCCAGACGATCGTCCCCGCGGGGGACTGGGAGAACAAACCGCTGCCCGAGGGCGACGCCGACCTGAAGGGCGTCGTCCCGACCGGGGCCACCGTCCTGAAGGACAGCAGCGGTTCCGGCAAGCTGCGCACCGCGCACGGCCTGCTCCACACGGAGATCCGAGAACTCCAGGCGGCCCACCCGGCCGCGCGCGGCATCATGACGCTGCTGGACGGCCGCTTCCCCGAGCGTGCCGACGAGGTCGCGGCCTCGGCGCGCTTCCTGGAGGAGAGCGGCCTGAAGGTCGGTGGCTCGGTCGCCGCGCGCGGGCTCGCCCGCGAGTACCGGATCGTCGGCTCGTACGAGCTCCCCGACGACCTGAAGGCCCTTGAGGTCAACGCCCTCCCGGGAGCCTTCCTCGACCCGCTCCGCAAGGGCCTCGAAGCGTCCGGCATGGCCTCCACCAGCCGGTCCACCACCCTGCTGGTGAAGCTCGACCCGAACCGGGCCGGCTCCCAGGACGGTGGTTTCACGTGGAACATGGTCAAGGAGGCCAACACCAGGGGCGTCGGCGTGGTGTCCCGCGCGGTCCTCGTGGCCCCGCCCGCCGACGCCGACGTACCGCTCTACCAGCAGAGCGACTGGGGGAGGTACGGGGACGACTCGGGTGAGAAGAAGGCCGTCCTGGTCGCCGGCGCCACCATCGTCGGACTCGCCATGCTGGAGATCTGCCTGCTCGCCGGCCCGGCGTTCGCCGTCGGCGCGCGCCGCTCCCGCCGCCAGCTCGGCCTGGTCGGCGCCAACGGCGGTGCCCGCAGCCACATCCGCGCCATCGTGCTGGCCGGCGGCCTGGTGATCGGTGTGGCCGCGGCCGTCACCGGCACGGTCCTCGGCCTCGCCCTGACCTTCGCCCTGCAGCCGGTGCTGGAGGACACCCTGGGCCAGCGGTTCGGCGCCTTCGACGTGCGCCCGCTGGAGCTGCTCGGCATCGGTGCCCTCGCCGTGCTGACCGGTCTGCTCGCCGCCGTCGTACCCGCCGTCACGGCCTCCCGCGAGACGGTGCTCGCCTCGCTGACGGGCCGTCGCGGCGTACGCAGGAGCAACCGCGTCCTGCCCGTCGTGGGGCTCGTGGCCACCCTGGCCGGTGGCGCCATCGCCCTCTACGGCTCGGTGGTGACCGACCAGTTCGTCATCGTCGCCGGCGGCAGCGCCCTGGCAGAGCTGGGTGTCGTCGCCATGACGCCGATGCTGGTCGGCCTCTTCGGCCGCGTCGGCCGCTGGCTGCCCCTGTCGCCCCGGCTGGCCCTGCGCGACGCCGTCCGCAACCGGGGGCGCACGGCACCCGCCGTCGCCGCCGTCCTCGCCGCCGTGGCCGGCACGGTCGCCGTGGCCACGTACGCGGCCAGCCAGGACGCGCAGCAGCGCGCCGACTACGAGGCACGGCTGCCGCACGGCGCCGTCTCCGCCCTCGTGGTCGAGGACGGCGGCCGGGACGTCCCCGCGGTGCGCGAGGCCGTGCAGAAGCACCTCCCCGTGGACCTGCGCGCGGACGTCTCGCGGATCGTGGTCGGCAAGCCCGGCTGCTCCCCCTACGAGGAGGACGACGGGTGCGGCCGGCTCGAGGTGGTCGTCCCCAAGGCGAACGCGTGCCCGCTGTGGGCCGCCGGCCCCGGTGACGAGGACCCCTCGGCGAAGTTCTCCCCGCAGGAGCGCCGCAAGCTGGCCGACGACTGGCGCTGCACGTCCTCGGGCGCGGGCTCCGTCCCCACGGAGGACAGCCTGGTCGTGGGGGACGAGAAGCTGCTGACGGTGCTCGGCGTCGACGACCCGGGCGCCCGGAAGGCGCTGACCGAGGGGGGCGTCGTCTCCTTCCGCAAGCCGCACGTCGACGCCGGCGCCGTCGCGGTGCGCGTGATCACCGACCCGGCCAAGGCCGCCGCGGCGGTGGAGAAGGGCCAGGTGCCGCCCGGTCAGGTGAGGCGCCTCCCCGCGTACCTGGCCCCCGAGGGCAGCGCCTCCTACGGCATCGCGGGCGTGATCAGCCCGGCCGCCGCCCAAGCCGCCGGCCTCACCACGGTCCCCATGGGCTCGTACTTCTCCACCGACCACGTGCCCGGCAGCGAGCCGCGGCAGAAGCTCGACGACGAGCTCGCCCGGATCGGCAGCGCCGTCGAGCTGCACGTGGAGGAGGGGTACGCCAGCGAGGCGGGCATCGTGCTGCTGGCCCTGACCCTCTTCGCCGGTCTCATCACGATCGGCGCGGCCGGCATCGCGACCGGGCTCGCCCAGGCCGACACCGAGGCCGACCTGAAGACCCTCGCCGCCGTCGGGGCGCCGCCCCGGGTGCGCCGCACCCTCAGCGGCTTCCAGTGCGGGGTGGTCGCGGTGATGGGCGTCGTGCTCGGCTCGCTCGCCGGGGTCCTGCCCGCGATCGGGCTGCGGCTCACCGAACGGCGGGAGGCGGCGCGCTGGTACGAGGAGGCCCGCGACGGCGGCTGGGCCGGCGCGGCCGACCTGCCGCAGATTCCGATCGTCATCCCCTGGGAGACGCTCGGCGCCCTGCTGATCGCCGTTCCCCTGGGCGCCGCGCTGCTCGCCGCCCTGCTCACCCGGTCGCGCGGGGCGGTGGCCCGCCGGGCGGCGGTCTAG
- a CDS encoding bacterial proteasome activator family protein: MEMPRNERSESPQVLIVGQDGMALGGGGGDDESREIPVTEMVEQPAKVMRIGSMIKQLLEEVRAAPLDEASRVRLKEIHHSSVKELEEGLAPELVEELERLSLPFTDEGIPSDAELRIAQAQLVGWLEGLFHGIQTALFAQQMAARAQLEQMRRALPPGVGSHDDEDQGPGRARTGGPYL; encoded by the coding sequence ATGGAGATGCCGAGGAATGAACGGTCGGAGAGTCCGCAGGTCCTCATCGTCGGGCAGGACGGTATGGCGCTCGGCGGCGGGGGCGGCGACGACGAGTCGCGGGAGATCCCGGTGACGGAGATGGTCGAGCAACCGGCGAAGGTCATGCGGATCGGCAGCATGATCAAACAGCTGCTGGAGGAGGTGCGGGCGGCACCCCTCGACGAGGCGAGCCGGGTCCGGCTCAAGGAGATCCACCACAGCTCGGTGAAGGAGCTGGAGGAGGGCCTCGCGCCCGAACTCGTCGAGGAACTGGAGCGGCTTTCCCTCCCCTTCACCGACGAAGGAATCCCCTCGGACGCGGAACTGCGGATCGCGCAGGCGCAGTTGGTGGGGTGGCTGGAGGGGCTCTTCCACGGCATCCAGACGGCGCTGTTCGCCCAGCAGATGGCGGCGCGCGCCCAGTTGGAGCAGATGCGCCGTGCCCTGCCCCCGGGCGTCGGCTCGCACGACGACGAGGACCAGGGGCCCGGCAGGGCGCGTACGGGCGGCCCATACCTGTGA
- a CDS encoding NAD(P)H-quinone oxidoreductase yields the protein MHAITIPEPGGPEALVWSEVPDPVPGEGEVLVDVAAGAVNRADLLQRQGFYDPPPGASPYPGLECSGRVAAIGPGVSGWDVGDEVCALLSGGGYAEKVAVPAGQLLPLPKGVDLVTAAALPEVTATVWSNVFMVAHLRPGETLLVHGGASGIGTMAIQLGKAVGARVAVTAGSPEKLERCAELGADILIDYRRQDFVEELRAATDGAGADVILDIMGAKYLGPNVRALAVNGRLAIIGLQGGVKGELNLGALLDKRAAVTATSLRKRPPAEKAAIIAAVREHVWPLVEAGTVRPVVDRTFPMAKASEAHQTLEESTHVGKVLLTTGTAA from the coding sequence ATGCATGCGATCACGATTCCCGAACCCGGTGGCCCCGAGGCGCTCGTCTGGTCCGAGGTGCCCGATCCCGTGCCCGGCGAGGGCGAGGTCCTCGTCGACGTCGCGGCCGGTGCCGTCAACCGCGCCGACCTGCTCCAGCGGCAGGGCTTCTACGACCCCCCGCCGGGCGCCTCCCCCTACCCCGGCCTCGAATGCTCCGGCCGTGTGGCCGCGATCGGCCCCGGCGTCTCCGGCTGGGACGTCGGCGACGAGGTGTGCGCCCTGCTGTCGGGCGGCGGGTACGCCGAGAAGGTGGCCGTTCCGGCCGGTCAGCTGCTGCCGCTCCCCAAGGGCGTCGACCTCGTCACGGCGGCGGCGCTGCCGGAGGTCACCGCCACGGTCTGGTCGAACGTCTTCATGGTGGCCCACCTCCGGCCGGGGGAGACCCTGCTCGTCCACGGCGGCGCCAGCGGCATCGGCACCATGGCGATCCAGCTCGGCAAGGCCGTGGGCGCGCGGGTCGCGGTGACGGCGGGCAGCCCGGAGAAGCTCGAACGGTGCGCGGAGCTGGGCGCCGACATCCTCATCGACTACCGGCGCCAGGACTTCGTCGAGGAGCTGCGCGCCGCGACGGACGGGGCCGGGGCGGACGTCATCCTCGACATCATGGGCGCCAAGTACCTCGGGCCGAACGTGCGGGCGCTCGCGGTCAACGGCCGCTTGGCCATCATCGGCCTCCAGGGCGGGGTCAAGGGCGAGCTGAACCTCGGCGCGCTGCTCGACAAGCGGGCGGCGGTGACGGCGACCTCGCTGCGCAAGCGGCCGCCGGCCGAGAAGGCGGCGATCATCGCCGCCGTCCGGGAGCACGTCTGGCCGCTGGTCGAGGCGGGCACCGTCCGCCCGGTCGTGGACCGGACCTTCCCGATGGCAAAGGCGTCCGAGGCCCACCAGACGCTGGAGGAGAGCACGCACGTCGGCAAGGTACTGCTCACCACCGGCACGGCCGCCTGA
- a CDS encoding potassium channel family protein yields MFHVKLPSQQPTDAPEEDILGTGRVRLPRPMVEHPLRQVGQRLALAFLVLAITVAIVVIDRDGYKDNIDGSVSFLDAAYYATVTLSTTGYGDIVPASDGARLVNILVVTPLRVLFLIILVGTTLEVLAERTREEWRQKRWRSTLRDHTVVVGFGTKGRSALATLMATGLKKEQVVVVDPSSKVIDVVNADGLTGVVGDGTRSDVLLRAEAQRARQIIIATQRDDTAVLVTLTARQLNKGAKIVAAVREEENSPLLRQSGADAVITSASAAGRLLGLSVLSPSAGAVLEDLIHQGSGLDLVERPVTKAEAGQDVRATSDLVVSVLRGHRLIGYDDPEASPLQLTDRVITIVRRARGAVRATAKPSSWNGAANGPGRE; encoded by the coding sequence GTGTTTCACGTGAAACTTCCCAGTCAGCAGCCGACGGACGCGCCGGAGGAGGACATCCTGGGCACCGGCCGGGTGCGGCTCCCCCGGCCGATGGTCGAGCATCCGCTGCGGCAGGTGGGCCAGCGCCTGGCCCTCGCCTTCCTCGTCCTGGCCATCACCGTGGCGATCGTGGTGATCGACCGGGACGGCTACAAGGACAACATCGACGGGAGCGTCAGCTTCCTCGACGCGGCCTACTACGCGACGGTGACCCTCTCCACCACCGGGTACGGCGACATCGTGCCGGCCAGTGACGGGGCCCGGCTGGTCAACATCCTGGTCGTGACACCCCTGCGCGTCCTGTTCCTGATCATCCTTGTCGGCACCACCCTCGAGGTGCTGGCGGAGCGCACCCGCGAGGAGTGGCGCCAGAAGCGTTGGAGGTCCACCTTGCGTGACCACACCGTCGTCGTCGGCTTCGGGACGAAGGGCCGTTCCGCGCTGGCGACGCTCATGGCCACGGGCCTGAAGAAGGAACAGGTCGTGGTGGTCGACCCGAGCAGCAAGGTCATCGACGTGGTGAACGCCGACGGCCTGACCGGCGTGGTCGGCGACGGCACCCGCAGTGACGTGCTGCTGCGCGCCGAGGCCCAGCGGGCCCGGCAGATCATCATCGCCACGCAGCGGGACGACACCGCCGTGCTCGTCACCCTCACGGCCCGACAGCTCAACAAGGGCGCCAAGATCGTCGCGGCGGTGCGCGAGGAGGAGAACTCGCCGCTGCTGCGCCAGTCCGGTGCGGACGCCGTCATCACCAGCGCGAGCGCGGCGGGACGGCTGCTCGGCCTCTCCGTGCTGAGCCCCAGCGCCGGCGCGGTCCTGGAGGACCTGATCCACCAGGGCTCGGGGCTCGACCTCGTGGAGCGACCCGTCACGAAGGCCGAGGCCGGGCAGGACGTCCGCGCCACCTCCGACCTCGTGGTGAGCGTGCTGCGCGGCCACCGGCTGATCGGGTACGACGACCCCGAGGCGAGCCCGCTGCAGCTGACCGACCGGGTCATCACCATCGTGCGCCGCGCACGGGGCGCGGTACGGGCGACGGCGAAGCCCTCCAGCTGGAACGGCGCCGCGAACGGCCCCGGCCGGGAGTAG
- a CDS encoding molybdopterin molybdotransferase MoeA, protein MTGPDVDGVDEALALVGTAPARPEALDPRGAGWARAREVAARQGRATPARARRVALADALGGVLAAPLTALTDLPPFDTSAMDGWAVGGPGPWEIRSGDSVLAGHGEAPALADGTAVRIATGARVPTGTTAVIRSEHARTGPDRERARTGEGGGHLYARGDVLPGQDIRPRAQECRTGDELLAAGTAVTPAVLGLAAAAGYDELLTVERPRVEVLVLGDELLTSGVPRDGLVRDALGPMLAPWLRALGADVVAVRRIGDDAEALRAAVTGADADLVVTTGGTAAGPVDHVHPVLAAVGAELLVDGVGVRPGHPMLMARLTGPGTPRYVVGLPGNPLAAVSGLLTLAEPLLRGLAGHPTPEPCRVPVRDAVQGHPRDTRLVPVVHRAGRAVPLHYAGPAMLRGLAEADGLAVIPPGGAGPEDDVEVLALPWTAAASVPTPARGGCFT, encoded by the coding sequence ATGACCGGCCCCGACGTCGACGGCGTCGACGAAGCACTGGCCCTGGTCGGCACGGCACCCGCCCGTCCCGAGGCCCTTGACCCCCGCGGGGCGGGGTGGGCCCGTGCCCGGGAGGTGGCCGCCCGTCAGGGCCGCGCCACCCCCGCCCGCGCCCGCCGCGTCGCCCTCGCCGACGCGCTCGGCGGGGTCCTCGCCGCGCCGCTCACCGCGCTGACCGACCTCCCGCCGTTCGACACCTCCGCCATGGACGGCTGGGCGGTCGGCGGCCCCGGCCCCTGGGAGATCCGGTCGGGCGACTCCGTCCTCGCCGGACACGGGGAGGCCCCCGCGCTGGCCGACGGCACGGCGGTGCGGATCGCCACCGGCGCCCGCGTACCGACCGGCACCACCGCCGTCATCCGCTCCGAGCACGCCCGCACCGGGCCCGACCGCGAGCGCGCCCGCACGGGGGAGGGCGGCGGGCACCTGTACGCGCGTGGGGACGTGCTGCCCGGGCAGGACATCCGGCCGCGCGCCCAGGAGTGCCGCACCGGTGACGAACTGCTCGCCGCCGGCACCGCCGTCACCCCCGCCGTCCTCGGCCTGGCGGCGGCCGCCGGGTACGACGAACTGCTCACCGTGGAGCGCCCGCGCGTGGAGGTGCTGGTCCTCGGTGACGAACTCCTCACCTCGGGCGTCCCGCGCGACGGGCTCGTCCGGGACGCCCTCGGGCCGATGCTCGCCCCCTGGCTGCGCGCCCTCGGCGCCGACGTCGTCGCCGTCCGGCGGATCGGGGACGACGCCGAGGCGCTGCGCGCCGCCGTCACCGGAGCCGACGCGGACCTCGTCGTCACGACGGGCGGCACCGCGGCCGGGCCGGTCGACCACGTCCACCCCGTCCTCGCGGCGGTCGGCGCGGAGCTGCTGGTGGACGGCGTGGGCGTACGGCCGGGGCACCCGATGCTGATGGCCCGCCTCACCGGTCCTGGCACGCCCCGGTACGTCGTCGGGCTGCCCGGCAACCCGCTGGCCGCCGTCTCGGGGCTGCTCACCCTCGCCGAACCACTGCTGCGCGGCCTGGCCGGGCACCCCACACCGGAGCCGTGCCGCGTGCCCGTCCGCGACGCGGTCCAGGGCCACCCGCGGGACACCCGGCTCGTACCGGTCGTCCACCGTGCGGGCCGGGCCGTCCCGCTGCACTACGCCGGGCCGGCCATGCTCCGCGGGCTCGCCGAGGCCGACGGGCTCGCCGTCATCCCGCCGGGCGGGGCCGGCCCGGAGGACGACGTGGAGGTCCTGGCGCTGCCGTGGACGGCCGCCGCGTCCGTGCCGACACCTGCCCGGGGAGGGTGTTTCACGTGA
- a CDS encoding NTP transferase domain-containing protein, whose amino-acid sequence MTRFDAVVLAGGAARRLGGADKPGLSVGGRTLLDRVLDACRDAGRTVVVGGRRPTARPVLWAREDPPGGGPLAALSAGVRQVEAETVVVLGGDLPFLDRTAVRRLVDTLTAGSAEAVLAVDADDRDQPLVAAYRTEPLRREIALLATEHGPLTGLPLRLLTGELDLARVPAPPLAAFDCDTWDDLAAARARIREHGNVLDEWITAVKAELGVELDVDTGLLLDLARDAAHGVARPAAPLTTFLVGYAAAKAGGDGPEAVAEAVRKAAALAGRWAGEAGPA is encoded by the coding sequence GTGACCCGATTCGACGCCGTCGTACTCGCCGGAGGCGCCGCCAGGCGACTCGGTGGCGCGGACAAGCCCGGGCTGAGCGTGGGCGGGCGTACCCTGCTCGACCGGGTGCTCGACGCCTGCCGCGACGCCGGCCGCACCGTCGTCGTGGGCGGTCGGCGACCCACCGCCCGCCCCGTCCTGTGGGCGCGGGAGGACCCGCCGGGAGGCGGACCGCTCGCCGCCCTCTCCGCCGGAGTGCGGCAGGTGGAGGCCGAGACGGTCGTCGTCCTCGGCGGTGACCTGCCGTTCCTGGACCGGACCGCCGTCCGCCGACTCGTCGACACGCTCACGGCCGGATCGGCCGAGGCGGTGCTCGCCGTGGACGCCGACGACCGCGACCAGCCGCTCGTCGCCGCGTACCGCACCGAGCCGCTGCGCCGTGAGATCGCGCTCCTCGCCACCGAGCACGGCCCTCTCACCGGGTTGCCCCTGCGTCTGCTGACCGGGGAACTGGACCTCGCCCGGGTCCCCGCCCCGCCGCTCGCCGCCTTCGACTGCGACACCTGGGACGACCTCGCAGCGGCCCGGGCCCGCATCAGGGAGCATGGGAACGTGCTGGACGAATGGATCACCGCGGTCAAGGCCGAGCTCGGCGTCGAGCTGGACGTCGACACGGGACTGCTGCTGGACCTGGCCCGCGACGCCGCCCACGGGGTCGCCCGCCCCGCGGCCCCGCTCACCACGTTCCTCGTGGGGTACGCGGCGGCCAAGGCGGGGGGCGACGGACCCGAGGCCGTCGCCGAGGCGGTCCGCAAGGCCGCCGCGCTCGCCGGCCGCTGGGCCGGGGAGGCCGGCCCCGCATGA